TATGATCATATGATAAAGTTATTGTCTTTAACGTTATaaggtaatttttataaggtaACTTTAAGaacatttaaagtttttaaatgacaaaatatatgCTCTGAAATagcataataaatgttttataaatttataattgcagcgtatattttctaaaaaaaaaaagagaaaataggACATAGACTAAGGTCatactaacaataagattacaacagaaataaagagaaaaatcatAATTGATCAtgtattctaataataaataaacaatattcaaaataaatattaattatgtgaaaaataatagcttctaataattttaattttataccttgtataatcatataaaatttgtaattataaaaatgtaacataccagaaaatatatattgatgcaaattttctttatcacctttttcaaaatctttatcaataatattatcttttctaattttgtttcttattacGACTTCTGTAATTGCATCTCTCTTTTGACTCTTTGATACAGTTGGAAAATCAGAGggcaatatattattaactgATGATAATGAGGCTGAATGATTGTCTACATATTGTatatcttttctaatttttttgttttttattgcaaCTTCTGTAATTGCATCTCTCTTTTGACTCTTTGATACAGTTGGAAGATCAGAGggcaatatattattatctgaTTGAACTGATGATGATGAAGCTGAATGATTGTCtcatattgtacatttttgcatttactGTCCTCAATcatttttgtagttttaacagttttattatatgatttaatCTCAGGAAATGGCTTTAACAAAGATTCTATGATTTCTGAATCAGATTCTGTTTCGCTACTTAATTGTTTAGCAGCCcttacttttctttcttttttttatttttcttcgtcACTGATGTCAGTATTCAGATCTGAATGGGTCTcagctaattttaattttttttttcagactcaaaagattctataataataagattttttgtttatacatttgccagaaatattaataactatccaagtagcaaggtgacgtcaaATATGGTTTTAATGATGCTTTCTTGACGTtgcaaacattattaaaacatctttaaGACCATATTTGACGTCAGTTTGCTACTTGggtatgtaataattatttatcataaagatatatcCGTATATTACagaacatttttatacttacgAGCACTACCTAATATTCTTTGTACATCATATAAAGGTCAGTTCTTTCCAACGGGCTCCATGTATTGCACAgctttgtcatattttttaatatttgtgaaaTTAGACCAGTATGCTTTACTTTTAGATGCATTGAACCAATTATATGGTATAAGTTGCATACCATCTtcaaattcaataatataataagaattttctttattgctcatatttattatttttacctaaaatatataaatacataaaataatatacttgcacatacacaaataaaaatattaatagtatattagaataacattaaaatatttacaataaaaattcgtTTCTGCTTATTATTGAAAAGCATTCTTAAATGTCACAATTCTGTactttcaattatttcattgTGCAGAAgaggaataataatatatttattattatttactggaTATTGTACATACTTTATATTAACGGTACGTAAGGgccacatttttaatttagataattgtgatactttatatataccaAGAACAGATGAATCACATGGcgtgttataataattttctttgcatTCAAATTGATTgcctataattattaattctttgctTTCTGTATTATATGCAATATTACgaagtaatattattgtattatcttGTAATCCATAATAATTGTTCGCTTTACTATCTGCGTTTAacgtaaaaaaagtacattctGCTGATTTGTATTGTGGATTGTTTGATAAAGGTAATAACCGATCATTGCAATGGTTTGTAGATTTTATAGgatacaattttgtatttttttaaatttcagttGTTACATGTCGTGCTTCATGATATCTTCGAAATAATTGTTGTAgtggttttttattttttcgaatcaatttttttagtatttgcataaaatttttaaacttgaaaCTACTAAAATTATCCAGAATACCAAAATTGTTGACATCTTCAGTAAGATGACACAAGCAATGTATATTGTGCGATATATGATGTTTGCCATATAAGATTGCAAATGACTCAATAAAGTGTTCTAGTAATGTTTTGGCATATTCCATATAAGCGTTTTTAAGATTTTCATTACATAATATTCTTATTGCTACatgtaaacttataaaattattataactgtCTTGTGATAATATAGATTGTAAAACTGTTGGTCCAGTATATAGAAGTATCTGACGATATTCAGTGGCCTTCcatagttttaaatattttaatgagcGTGGTTTACGTCCAAATTCTTTTGgtgtatattgttttaaattttccaGTGCAACAGAAACTTTTTCTACGTCACGATACTGTAAACGACATTCTATACTTCCATTTACCTATAAGTTAAGCAGTTTACGTGTAACACCTAAGCATACCAAATGCATATAATCTAATACgaaatcttttacaaaatcaaGAGCGGGAAATTTGTTCAAGTAAGGTTTGTGATATATGATAGGAATCGTccatttgcattttaaaaccTTTGTTTGTACGTTTAAGCATTAATTTCAGGAAAACATACTCGATTTTGCTTATAAACTCCTTCAACTGTACATTTTGTACAACTGTAGTATCCAGTGTGCCCTCtacattgcaaaatatatgatttagcAGGAGCAtcacatacaaaatattttattttaaatagatattgaaaattatcgaTTGAAATTCCATTTGTATACAAATCTATTGCCTCAGAaacaaaatcatataaaaagtcattaacattttttggtTTCTCTTCATCATAATAAACACCGATAATGAAAACGTTTCCATGAGGTAAAATAGATCCTAAAATTGGTCAAAATGAATTACTGGAAGATCTATTAAGTGGAAGGCCATCTACATTAATTGCTACTTCAATTGTAGTTGTCAAAGTTTGTTTTTCAATTGATCGTTTTATACCGTTGTATAAACCAAAATGTATGTATTCTCCAGGCTCAAtcgtttttacaatatattgtaatgGTGTACCAAGCAATGTTCTTGCATCCTGAggtaatttagaaaaacattgatgactttttaattcttgcaatAATGTGGATAATGCAGTATGTGTAATGTGGTTTTTTAAAGCCCAAtctgttaaaacattttttaatttggcagtgtcatccaaataatttttattttctgattcATCAAATTGTGCATTTAAACCTCTACTTTGATCAGACTGAGAAGATGAACAGTTTTCATCAACGTGCAACTCGCATGATGATGTAATTGTTACatcttcaaatttttcactattatcactactatttgttattatctTATCATATGGCAATGACTTCTTTGTACCGGTACAATTTTTACTATCTTTGTTTACAGCATTaatcgcaaaaaaatatttgattgcaACATTTCGTGGTTTTCATTTGTATCAATCTTCTATAATGTCTATCCGTAATagaatttcgattttttttccttctcttaaCATCATATTTTCACTTCtacaataaaagaatacaCATACATctcaacaaatatataatacatagaCCTTTATAGTTACaagaaataagtaataataatatctccGTTGAAAAGATAAGATGGAAATCCAGATGGTTATCCACACGTATGTGGATTCTCATGGATTTTAGATGGTTTTGTATGGATTCCATATGATTTATCTACATGGAATTCATACAAAACCATCTAAAATCCATGGGAATCCACATACATGTTGATAACCATCTGGATTTCCATCTCATTTTTTCAACGAGGAtagcatataattataagagtggtaatttcttgtaacaataatcagcaaagaataaaaatgatatattttaatcttatactATAGTAAAGCttctttcaattataataattaatttatattacaatgaaaagaggcagagagaaagagagaggttaaaaatgttttatcaaataatattctatcacggatataaagaattttattttgtgcatttacctaatatttattaaggtatctttatattattttagcctcatggcagaagaaaaaaaaaacgacttAGAAGcatgcaaaagaaaaattgaagttCTGGAGCAGCAACTTGCTGCTTCAAAAACAAAAGTGCATTTTTTGGAGCAGCAATTTGCTGCAACAGAAGTAGCATCGCCCGGATCAGGATCGGAGAACCAAAAGATTGAAAAaggtattttacaaaatttatagatcTTGTAGAAGCTTGTTagtattaaaactattaaattattacttgttaatttaatttctattatgtATTAATGCTACAGAAGTTACATCCGAACCAGGTCCTTCCGGATCACAGGCGCCGGGACACGTGGGCGCAACGCCCATGAAAATAcgtaaatagaaattttatttaataaattatttaaataaatttttattaatgttacttttttatttatttttacagcaaGACGATGGCAGAAAAGCCGCCACAGCCGTGGCCACCGCAGAGGCCACGAAAATCGTGGCGGGCGTGGCGGATATGGCGGGCGTGGCGGGCGTGGCCCgcaaaattactattttaattttttttttaatgaaaaatgaataaaaaactaaaacattattcatatttatttcataaaaatataagttaactatacatatttcatccttctgataacatctattgtaatgatctataacaaatatacccagctagccaggcctgttaaaatcacatatcgtgaaagctttacagcaaggattgtttcaattttgacaacaattttatgacaagtaattgtctgttgctttgttttctaaaagtttcgagcaaatttacggcaaaagttttcatcacacgatgctgcaaataacagagaaagacttgtacataaatattacgtatagaaattacaagattagttccgacacgataaaatgcaaaatttaagcaaataacagagcaaaccttgctacacgacatgacaataaatttatggcagaaacaggaaatcttgttaagcacataataacggcaaattagtagcaagaacaaaataaaacttgccgagcatacttacgcaacaaaattgcgacaaggtgtgtccgtaaacagcttagtttttgttggcaaggcttgtcgcaaatagtatgacgcacattttatgcaaataacagggttgcattatcgggttttaaactttatttctgactttacaatctatctcgagatggcgcatttctcgtgaaaaagatttacctactggattaataaaaaggctcatcgagaacagagaaccaagtatgattgcaccattcacatttgatattggactaatcagtctaatatttcagtctaataatcatttttgttgatctaaatttcgacaatatttgtcctgttcttgccacaaatttgctatcatattgtgcatagcAAGATTTGCCtcgtttttgccacaaatttgctattatgctatgtacagcaaagtttgctctattcttgccacaaatttgctatcatattgtgtacagcaaggtttgccttgttcttgctgcaaatttgttattatgctttactagcaaattttaccctgttatttgcataaaatatgcgtcatactatttacaacaagacTTGCCaacaaaagctaagcttaatgcggacacaccttgtcgtaatgttgttgcaaaggtttgctcgagtttgcggcaaatttcgcgcaaagtttgcgtcattttgctagctgggtatgtatgcatagacaagaagtgttcatggattatcacgtggcgttaggatgcgtacggtcttcgaagtacgcaacgtcggcgatggttgacacttggatgggtgaccgttttttcagatatagagattaaacatgctttaacaggtacgactgtagcttggctgaaacatattatagtcttcttcTCTTACTAGattaccgtaaaaataattagaatcgTTTAAGCGaacaatcaaatttaatttcaaatacaaTAGAATATTCTAATAATCTTCAGAGACCTCAATTATTAGAAAGAAGCAATGAACAATTACAGTTGGGATGTACCAACGCACatgctaaaattaaatttccaaaatttacattgacaaccaaagaatataataattgctGTCATgtcaaagaaaataattccatcaaaattgtttatatacaaagtatagGGTATTTCCATGGAAATGCAGTGATTCTTGGTAAAAAGTTTATGAGCATGTCAAGTTTGCAAAATTATCCATGTGACTCTTCAAAATTACATATCTTTGTTGTCgaaaatttatctaataatttagaaatgtgtTTTATCTATACTAAATAAAGGTTTTCTTATCCCATTAAAAGTCGATTGTGTATCTTatctaattcttttattattacatgttaattactaatttcaAATTCACTTTTTactatttctttcttatttcaataatcaCAAACATAAAAGTTGTTTCATAATAAAACGAAAATGATTCTTCAAAAATTCATCGACATTGATATTTCATTTCTCTTTTCGTGAATGTcttctaaatttttgtttggaCTAGGCCTCCTGGGGATaccactttaaaaaaaaacgcattaacaaataatacCTCATGGGTGATGTGGAAAACTATTAAACTGCAATcaagtaaaagaaattatattttatatatttactaacaataaaatatataaaaataaaatacaaaactttatatcataaaaaaaacaaaacaaattaataatgttacattatttaaattcttcattattaatttagagaaTAGATAGGAACTTTACCCTACATTAAATCTTAATtaggatttaaaaatttgaaatgccTTTCTAGTCTACTGAATCAATCATATGTggattttttccatttatagTTATTCTTGATTGCGTTCCAAAATTCACTGccaatactgaaaatctataatacatGTTACGTgatctatagattttcagtaccgACAGTGTATATCGTAACGCGGTTCTTGTAGCATCATAAAATTATCCACATATGATTGGTACAGTCGACTAAATAgacatttcaaattttgtaatttaaattacacttTACCTTATATCTAGGCGTTGTagcaaaagtaattaattccAAATATTCACAacatttataagaataaataatttattatgaatttattaatgtactatcgattttttaaaaaaaaatcttctcTTAACATTACTGATAACTTTCAAAAACAGCgtagatttttattagaaaacaagatttttattttctattttaatatattcgcTATTGCAAATGAGTCAAGTGATACGCAAAGTTCAGATACGCAAAGATaaattagagagagagagagagagagaaaaaagaagtcGAAATGTGCAAATCGTATcctaaattaaatatgcaatACTTTATGACGTACTTGCAAATTTTTGCATACAACGAAGTTGATCTCCACCTCGACGCAACCATTCttgaaaacatatttctaGTTCTCTAATAGTGATGTTCGCGAACTTCTTCGATAGTCtctgaaataataatacaaataattaaatttttgaagctattataaaaatacaatccAATCCACAATACAATCCGGAAAATACCTATAACACGGTCTACAAGTGGAGAAAGTGTTCTACTTTCTGTCCATTGCAGATCCGTATTTAAGCTATATTCCGAAATTTCGATTCTTGagtttattcgcaaaaaaacgtatgcgcaaattttgtttctacataaaagttttacatttattgaCTATCACTTTTAACCaattaaattacttctttaattatttatttggaatatttaAAGCACTGTTAGTACATTTAATACTgccagtattaaatttttataaggaaaTAAGCTGTTTTCTTACTGTCAATATTTGGAGTTAAAACCGAAACATATCCTTAGCATAATGCATACCACAAAACATTTGATCGCAAAAGAAAACACAAATGAGGATTTTGCTTCTCCTTTTCGAACTCTATCGTGGATTGGGAATAGGGATAAGTTATTCAGAAAGTATGTGTGAAGGATAAActgcatattaatttttataccaaTTATAACTTTTGCTGTCAGACTAGTTTTAAGTCCTACGCGACCCTTCTGACCAGACCAACACAGTAGATTTCTCATTTCAGTTGTAAAAGTGtactttaatatgttttttaaatgtttgataGCTGTTTCTCCTCCAAAGCGAAGTATCATACCTTCCTAAAATTCAAgcaatgtaaaaaatgcaaCTAAAGTAtgtataagttaataaatgacagaataatgtaaaaagcAAGCAAATTCCAAACAAAAGAACAGTCacaatgaaaaaagaaaaattctaagGAATTAACAAGACGTCATATTATTACAAGGAAGATTGCAGGCGTTTAGTTCTATAACCTGGTGGAGCTCCTcccacaaaaattttaaacgtacaaaataaaattttacttacaaaattatttcgtaattgAAGATCttcatttaactttttctcaAATTCTGTGAATTGTTGTAATGTTTGAAGCGGCAATTCAGCTACAAATGAGGTCTTTGTAGCTACTGCACCTTTTGCGTTGTCTGATTCATAATTTTGCAGCAATAAAGTAATTCCATACAGTTGGCGTAATACTTTTTTCAACTGTAAAGCGTTATTTTGTCGATATGCagctgtaaataataaaataaaatcttagtaTATTACAACTTGAAAGAAACACATTACGTTTCCTGGTATATacgattataatttcaaacagGCCCGTTTAGAAGTTGAAAAGGTTGtaggaataaaaatagttttacagAGTTCTCTAAAAAGGCTTgttagaaaaattgtatttgtttAAACCAaagtcattaatatttttttatatctataagaTGAAATCGAGGGAGTGAATATGAAATTCACAGTGAAAATTATGTgacacaaaacaaaaaatacagcAAATAGGTGaagtaattttaagataaaaatgttaaataaatgtttccaTCAGGCGagtagtttaattaaaattgactaTTGATGAACGTCAGCGGGAGTAAACTTCTGTATTCTCAGTTAGTCTTTTACCATATAGTATTGAAGTAAGCTAGGGAGAAGGGCGtctatcattaataaatgtaactaCACTATTCActtgatgaaaaaatttatttaagtttcgTCTTGAAATTAACTCTTCTAAATGTGATATTTTCCTACGCTGATTATGTTCCAcctagtataataattattaacataccGCAACAGAAATTGCTGTGTTTTATCGAAACATGATTGATGTCTTCCTGATTGACATCTCTCGAAATTGGCAAATTTAATTGGCACTTCTGCTGAAGAACTTGAGGGACCTGTTAAAAGATCAAggtaaactttaaatttattcttatttcaatggaaacataaatgttatttatttattatgaagtTTAGACGTCCGatcccagtgagaaatagtacatcgaatcgacatcgattcgacatcgaaatcatcatttcgatgtcgattcgacgtcgaattgatgtcAAATTCATTGTTTCTCGCTGgagataatacaattttacaataaaatattcaaaaaaaataaattaaatagaaattacaaataacgttaataagTTGTAAAAGATCGCAAAATTAACTttagaaaatctttttaagGAGAATACTACTtaagaatgaaaactttactatttcaataaaaagcaGGAAATGATATTAGGTGCGCAACTAAGTTCTCTCTGTTTTTTTGatgaaaatgcaattttattgtgaaaaaatggTTACAAATGAATCATTCAAAGTATTGCCCATCGCTAGCGACAACTTTTTCCCATCTTTCTGGCAGAGCTCAAATACCGTGACGGTAGAAGTGTTAGTCTTTTGAGGCTATTCACGAATCAAGCCATTTTGAGATGTTTTCATATGAGAGGAACTGCTGATCAGCCAGACCATGTGCCATCGAACGGAACAAGTAATAATCGGACGGCGCAATATCTGGAGAATATAGCGGGTGGGGTAAGACTTCCCATTTGAGCGTTTCCAAGTAGGTTTTAACGGGTTTGGCAACGTGAGGCCGAGCGTTGTCATGCTGTAGAATCACTTTTTCGTGCCTCTGCTCGTATTGTGGCCGCTTTTCGCGCAGTGTTCGGCTCAATCGCATCAATTGAGTTCGATACCGTTCCCCAGTAATGGTTTCATTCGGTTTCAACAgttcataataaataacaccGCCCTGTTCCCATCAAAGACGCGAACGGTCGTCAACATCGAAATCACCGTCTTTGAAGCGACGGAACCAATCACGGCACGTTGTTTCACTTGGAGTAGCATCTCCGTAAACTTTTTGGAGTTCTCGATGCGCTTCAGCCGCCGTTTTCTTCgaatgaaagaagaaaagcaaCACTTCCCGCAAATGACGATTATTTGGCACAAAATCAGACATTTTCACACAACCAAAAATATATGAcgcaaaaacaaaattactaaTGTGTCAAAGCGGTTTGTTTACCATATGTCTAAGCTTGGTTCATGACATTTTGGATATGTCACAATCGACCAACGTTTACTGCTGGAGTCATCTTTTGAAAAACAGCGAGAACTTAGTTGCGCACCTAATACTTAAACGTTGTCAGGTAAATTGTTCTAAATATTacgcaaaatattatcaacccttatagaaatttaatactggtagtattaaattggctagtgattaattacttattttgagtatttaaAGCATTAACAACATTGGTttaaatactcaaaataagtataattaatcactagtcaattttatatatattgtcagtattaaatttctataaggGAAGGGAAGAAGTTAAGGATTAGATGTACAATGAGACTCGGTGAGAGGTCGAAAGTTAacaatagaataaattaattgttgacTAGAAACAATGTCGAAGACTTTAAATAGTTGAAGTCTTctgtaaatattatgtgtaaacaacatcattaaaattgaatgtattgtgggtatttttaaaacattatacaaATAACTCAAAAATCCTGAAATGGACAAATTAGAAATGGacaatatgtttattttgatatattaccAAAAGAATCATTGAGCGGAGTTGAGTTttgtcttcttcttttttgtaaagGCGACAATGAATCGTTTACACATGCATCAGTTGCTTTTTGCTTCTGAAGAGACGAAAACGAACATGTTTCTGCTAACATAACATAATCACAGTACTGAATTAAAACGATATTAATCAATAGAAAAACAGTATTAATCAATTCTCattgtgaaataattatcgattaaaaatattattgtacgcTAACTGTTGGAAAAAGTGTTCAAAACTTGTTCTTGtcagtaaattttacatatttttaaagaatttcaaagattttcaaaaaatttcatttaattccttaaatttttctttaattatatgcaatttcttttttcattttcacaaaatgattattaaacaattaaattttttaatggaaattgaaattattgaagtttacaaaataaaaattattaaagttattgacgatcttattaaataaattttttaatttttaaataaattaaataataattaataagtcctatatattactctttaattaaaattattctatatgtaataaaataaaataatttaaacaatttcctataaatttttattttgttccatttttctatcttaatttaaaatcaaattaattaattaatttatataatttattttacataatattatatgtttaaagctttatgcctaatataatttttttatgtaaatttatgttcttttgcaCTATGTCATATACTGTCGCTcttgaattgcattaattatttaaactaaaatttaaaaataatatgtgattacgttatcaatttaattgataataatgatacttaagtcgtttacatatttgcaattggtACAGAAAAGGATTGCATTTTAAGACAAACAGTACATGCAATGTAATGaatcaaaatagtatatattattatatacatattttgataaaaaataatattaaactcaaagATCCAGTCTTGATCACcttgatagaaatatattaatgaaatatttcacagaaacttttttatttgatccctttttaagatttattaaaatgcattaaaattttttaaaatttattaaaaattaatatttaacatttattaaaatttataaaatttatttatataataaataacaatgtaataaaataaattttatgtattttaagaaattttaacaaatttaaatgagcatatattaaggaattttaatatattttaataaatttaataaattttaatgaaacagatctctctctctctctctctctctctctctctctctctctctctcaatgaaga
This sequence is a window from Monomorium pharaonis isolate MP-MQ-018 chromosome 3, ASM1337386v2, whole genome shotgun sequence. Protein-coding genes within it:
- the LOC118644828 gene encoding uncharacterized protein LOC118644828: MILLVPQVLQQKCQLNLPISRDVNQEDINHVSIKHSNFCCAAYRQNNALQLKKVLRQLYGITLLLQNYESDNAKGAVATKTSFVAELPLQTLQQFTEFEKKLNEDLQLRNNFEGMILRFGGETAIKHLKNILKYTFTTEMRNLLCWSGQKGRVGLKTSLTAKVIIETIEEVREHHY
- the LOC118644902 gene encoding uncharacterized protein LOC118644902 — its product is MKMSDKESQDILMAEEKKNDLEACKRKIEVLEQQLAASKTKVHFLEQQFAATEVASPGSGSENQKIEKEVTSEPGPSGSQAPGHVGATPMKIPRRWQKSRHSRGHRRGHENRGGRGGYGGRGGRGPQNYYFNFFFNEK